The following proteins come from a genomic window of Winogradskyella sp. PC-19:
- a CDS encoding tRNA (cytidine(34)-2'-O)-methyltransferase, with product MQLNIVLIEPEIPNNTGNIGRLALATGSRLHLVKPFGFEIDDKRLKRAGLDYWQHLEVIYYENIEEFFSKNTDNNMVFLSSHGTQSHWDINFEDDMFLVFGKESVGLSKEITSKYSEALFKIPMYSEHIRSLNLANAVSIITYEGLRQLNS from the coding sequence ATGCAATTAAACATTGTCCTTATAGAACCCGAAATACCAAACAATACAGGCAATATTGGTCGTTTAGCTTTAGCTACAGGTTCGCGTTTACATTTAGTTAAACCATTTGGATTTGAAATTGATGATAAACGTCTCAAACGCGCTGGTCTAGACTATTGGCAGCATTTAGAAGTTATATATTACGAGAATATTGAAGAATTTTTCTCTAAAAATACAGATAACAATATGGTGTTTTTAAGCAGTCATGGCACACAATCGCATTGGGATATTAATTTTGAAGATGATATGTTTTTGGTATTTGGAAAGGAATCTGTAGGGCTGTCTAAAGAGATAACGTCTAAATATTCTGAAGCTTTATTCAAAATACCGATGTACAGTGAACACATTAGAAGTCTTAATCTTGCAAATGCTGTAAGTATAATTACTTACGAAGGCTTAAGGCAATTAAATAGCTAG
- the trpA gene encoding tryptophan synthase subunit alpha, with translation MNRINQKLEEDKKLLSIYFTAGYPNIDDTVSIIQNLEKSNVDMIEIGLPFSDPLADGPTIQDSSTQALKNGMNSDLLFNQLKDIRQTVSIPLIIMGYFNPILQYGVEAFCKKCQEIGIDGLIIPDLPVDVYHDEYKSTFEKYGLINVFLITPQTSDERIRFIDSVSDGFIYMVSSASTTGAKTGFGNEQSEYFDRIAKMNLKNPQIVGFGISNKETFNQSTKQAKGAIIGSAFIKHVTINGIDTLGDFTKPILD, from the coding sequence ATGAATAGAATTAATCAAAAACTAGAAGAAGACAAAAAGCTTCTATCCATATATTTTACAGCAGGTTATCCAAACATAGATGATACCGTTTCAATAATTCAAAACCTTGAGAAAAGTAACGTTGATATGATTGAAATTGGTCTACCTTTTAGTGACCCTTTAGCAGATGGACCAACCATACAAGACAGCTCAACACAAGCCTTAAAAAATGGGATGAATAGCGATCTACTTTTTAATCAGTTAAAGGATATTAGGCAAACAGTTTCTATTCCCTTGATTATCATGGGATACTTTAATCCTATTTTGCAATATGGAGTTGAAGCCTTTTGTAAAAAATGCCAAGAGATTGGGATTGATGGTTTAATAATACCTGACTTACCGGTAGATGTTTATCATGACGAGTACAAATCTACTTTTGAAAAATACGGCCTTATAAATGTATTTCTAATCACACCTCAGACTTCAGATGAACGTATTCGATTTATTGATTCTGTTTCAGACGGATTTATTTATATGGTGAGTTCAGCAAGTACAACAGGTGCTAAAACAGGATTTGGTAATGAACAGTCTGAATACTTTGACCGTATCGCGAAGATGAATCTTAAAAACCCACAGATAGTTGGCTTTGGAATTTCGAATAAGGAAACTTTTAATCAATCAACAAAACAGGCTAAAGGTGCAATTATTGGTTCAGCTTTTATAAAACATGTAACCATAAATGGTATAGATACACTTGGTGATTTCACAAAACCCATTTTAGACTAG
- a CDS encoding family 10 glycosylhydrolase, protein MKKIGIILFALLISCNTKTEDKVSSEIEKEKFIFATWTGGAGDFDENKWEEKLTYYDSLGISQILVGANAKVLKQLVPLASKKDIKVHAWMWTLNRPGDTIAKKHPEWYAVNRAGKNSLEYRAYVNYYQWLSPFHPEAKNHIKKNVKELTTIEGLASIHLDYVRYVDVILGKDLQPKYNLVQTTEMPEYDYGYHPIARNGFKEIFGRDPQDMEHPELSAEWRQYRLNAITSLVNELVEIAHESDQKMTAAVFPFPEMSRQMVRQAWNDWNLDAAFPMVYNNFYQENINWIGFATEQAVKDVEFPIYSGLYSPALQNPEDLEKAIRLVKEKGARGFSIFTADNLSESQKEIFIKLKEEFNNE, encoded by the coding sequence ATGAAAAAAATCGGCATAATTTTATTCGCCTTACTTATCTCTTGTAACACAAAAACTGAAGATAAAGTTTCCTCAGAAATAGAAAAAGAAAAATTCATTTTTGCAACTTGGACTGGTGGTGCCGGTGATTTTGATGAAAACAAATGGGAAGAGAAATTGACCTATTACGATTCTCTTGGTATTTCTCAAATCCTCGTAGGCGCAAATGCAAAAGTTTTAAAACAGTTAGTTCCTCTAGCTTCAAAAAAAGATATAAAAGTACACGCCTGGATGTGGACTCTAAACAGACCTGGTGATACAATTGCTAAAAAACATCCTGAATGGTATGCTGTTAATAGAGCTGGTAAAAACTCGTTAGAATATAGAGCCTATGTAAATTACTACCAATGGCTAAGTCCTTTTCATCCTGAAGCCAAGAATCATATTAAAAAAAATGTTAAAGAGCTAACAACTATTGAAGGATTGGCTTCGATTCATTTAGACTATGTGCGCTATGTAGATGTTATTTTAGGTAAAGATTTACAACCTAAATATAACCTTGTACAAACTACTGAAATGCCAGAATATGATTATGGTTATCATCCTATAGCAAGAAATGGTTTCAAAGAAATATTTGGAAGAGACCCACAAGACATGGAGCACCCTGAGCTTAGCGCCGAATGGAGACAATACCGATTAAATGCAATTACCTCTCTTGTGAATGAACTAGTAGAAATCGCACATGAAAGTGACCAAAAAATGACAGCTGCCGTATTTCCTTTTCCTGAAATGTCTAGACAAATGGTACGTCAAGCTTGGAATGATTGGAATTTAGATGCTGCTTTTCCAATGGTTTATAATAATTTTTATCAAGAAAATATAAATTGGATTGGCTTTGCTACGGAACAAGCCGTTAAAGATGTTGAATTCCCAATATACTCTGGCTTATATAGTCCAGCTTTGCAAAATCCTGAAGATTTAGAAAAAGCGATACGTCTAGTAAAGGAGAAGGGTGCAAGGGGATTTTCAATTTTTACTGCAGACAATCTATCCGAATCACAAAAAGAAATTTTCATAAAACTGAAAGAAGAATTTAATAATGAATAG
- a CDS encoding carbohydrate-binding family 9-like protein → MKLILLFTTFLFFTSCKQKQQDVKDYISVDISEDIVIPKHYIVTKTNAQIKIDGLADEISWENASYTSSFIDIEGVKTPKYKTQAKMLWDENFLYVYAKMEEPHIWGDITKRDAIIYLNNDFEVFIDPSKTGYGYGEVEINALNTVWDLFLDKPYRVGGKANFHWDLKNLKSAVFIDGTLNDPNDHDKYWALEIAIPLKPLINLKNRPKTTPKEGEQWRLNFSRVEWDFNIVNNTYQRKKVDNKLQKEYNWVWSNQKVINMHEPEKWGFIQFTTQENTNNVEFIEDKDLLIKQTAYALFRKTRYQDLKYLLDKPVNSELSLDVQYSKKEVLKATFLKTNFGFEYKIKSPLKENYFIINEQGILKQL, encoded by the coding sequence ATGAAGCTAATCCTTCTATTTACAACATTTCTATTTTTTACCTCTTGTAAACAAAAGCAACAAGACGTTAAAGACTATATTTCTGTTGATATTTCAGAAGACATTGTTATACCCAAGCATTACATTGTTACCAAAACTAATGCTCAAATAAAAATTGATGGTTTAGCTGACGAAATCAGTTGGGAAAACGCGAGTTACACATCATCATTTATTGATATAGAAGGTGTAAAAACTCCAAAATATAAGACACAAGCCAAAATGTTATGGGACGAGAACTTCTTATATGTTTATGCTAAAATGGAGGAACCACATATTTGGGGAGACATTACAAAAAGAGATGCCATAATTTATCTAAATAATGATTTTGAAGTTTTTATTGACCCGTCTAAGACTGGTTATGGATATGGAGAAGTTGAAATCAATGCTTTAAATACTGTTTGGGATTTATTTTTAGACAAGCCCTATAGAGTTGGAGGAAAAGCGAATTTCCATTGGGATTTAAAAAATTTAAAATCAGCAGTATTTATAGACGGCACTTTAAACGACCCAAATGACCATGATAAGTATTGGGCATTAGAAATAGCAATTCCTCTTAAGCCTTTAATAAATCTTAAAAACAGACCAAAGACAACTCCAAAGGAAGGAGAACAATGGCGATTAAACTTCTCGAGAGTAGAATGGGATTTTAATATTGTAAATAATACGTACCAACGTAAAAAAGTAGATAATAAATTACAAAAAGAATATAACTGGGTTTGGAGTAATCAAAAAGTGATTAATATGCACGAGCCAGAAAAATGGGGTTTTATTCAATTTACAACTCAAGAAAATACTAATAATGTAGAGTTTATTGAAGACAAAGACCTTTTAATAAAACAAACAGCATATGCGCTTTTCAGAAAGACACGATATCAAGATTTAAAATATTTATTAGATAAACCGGTAAACTCTGAATTAAGCTTAGACGTTCAATATTCTAAAAAAGAGGTATTAAAAGCCACATTTTTAAAAACTAACTTTGGTTTTGAATATAAAATTAAAAGTCCGCTTAAGGAAAACTACTTTATCATTAACGAACAAGGTATACTAAAACAATTATGA
- the trpB gene encoding tryptophan synthase subunit beta, whose product MSYNINGKGYYGEFGGAYIPEMLYPNIEELRQNYLKITAEASFQEEFHQLLKDYVGRPSPLYFAKRLSEKYNTKIYLKREDLNHTGAHKVNNTIGQILLAQRLGKTRIIAETGAGQHGVATATVCALMGIECVVYMGEIDIARQAPNVARMKMLGAKVVPALSGSRTLKDATNEAMRDWINNPVDTHYIVGSVVGPHPYPDMVARFQAIVSEEIQKQLLEKEGTENPDYLIACVGGGSNAAGTYYHYLDNTDVNIIAVEAAGKGIDTGESAATSVLGKEGIIHGSKTLLMQTGDGQITEPYSISAGLDYPGVGPMHANLYKTGRAEFISITDDEAMTAGLELSQLEGIIPAIETSHALAVFEHKKFKQDDVIVLNLSGRGDKDLQNYIDYFKL is encoded by the coding sequence ATGAGTTACAATATTAACGGCAAAGGCTATTATGGCGAATTTGGAGGCGCTTACATTCCTGAGATGCTCTATCCAAACATAGAAGAACTAAGACAGAACTATTTGAAAATAACAGCTGAAGCTTCATTTCAAGAAGAGTTTCATCAGTTATTAAAGGATTATGTTGGGCGACCTTCACCATTATATTTTGCAAAGCGTTTATCCGAAAAATATAATACTAAAATATATCTAAAACGTGAAGATTTAAACCATACAGGTGCGCATAAAGTCAACAATACAATTGGACAGATACTTTTAGCACAACGTTTAGGTAAAACTAGAATTATTGCTGAAACTGGTGCTGGACAACATGGTGTTGCAACAGCAACTGTTTGTGCATTAATGGGAATTGAATGCGTCGTGTATATGGGCGAAATTGACATTGCAAGACAAGCCCCGAATGTTGCTCGTATGAAAATGCTTGGTGCAAAAGTAGTTCCTGCACTCTCTGGTAGTCGCACCTTAAAAGATGCCACTAACGAGGCTATGCGCGATTGGATTAATAATCCTGTTGACACCCATTACATTGTAGGTAGTGTTGTTGGTCCACATCCTTATCCAGATATGGTGGCGCGTTTTCAAGCTATTGTATCTGAAGAAATACAAAAACAATTACTAGAAAAAGAAGGTACCGAAAATCCTGATTATCTAATTGCCTGTGTCGGCGGAGGAAGTAACGCTGCTGGTACATATTACCATTATTTAGACAATACGGATGTAAATATCATAGCGGTTGAAGCTGCTGGAAAAGGTATTGATACCGGTGAGAGTGCCGCAACATCAGTATTAGGTAAAGAGGGAATCATTCACGGAAGTAAAACCTTATTGATGCAAACAGGAGATGGGCAAATTACAGAGCCTTATTCAATTTCTGCTGGTTTAGATTATCCAGGCGTTGGGCCTATGCATGCTAATTTATATAAAACAGGTCGAGCAGAATTCATTTCAATTACTGATGATGAAGCTATGACCGCAGGCTTAGAGTTATCGCAATTAGAAGGCATTATTCCTGCAATAGAAACGTCTCATGCTCTAGCTGTTTTTGAACATAAAAAATTTAAACAAGATGATGTTATCGTATTGAATTTATCTGGCCGTGGTGATAAAGATTTACAGAATTATATAGATTATTTCAAACTATAA